cTCTGTGATTCAAGGAATCTTCCCCTTGGaaaggttttggaagacagaataggtggaggaacaagacaaaaaaaaaggaaaaaagaggcagagaaggagaccTAAAAGGCGacaacagaaacagagcagttcctgtgaagaatgtttctcTACTCAAATTGTTAGCAGGAAATCTCTAATCAGCTCCCCaaactccctgttttgctcattggcccTCTGGGAtttacatcacatttctttacatcagattctgcacggaagtttgcacctgattgttgCAGCTTGTTTGCAGGAATTAGTTCATGTTTCCTTAGAGAACCGGATTAAACAGGCACCGCGggaatttttaattagaggaaacaaagaaaggagaaaaaaaagaaaacacaatagaaCTTAATGTTGTTTCTCAGTTCTATGGTTAAATTAAGTAGTTTCCAGTGAGgtctgaatgagcaaagagtgagaggaggaagaaccgctggggagcaatggaaagtgcaaatgtccagacaggcttctgaagagatgacttcaGACATGCTGAGATGAttaaggacaggtagaaactcctggatgttcagggggattaaatacacagcatgatAGACAGAATTCTGGCAATGCAAGCATAGGGAAAGGTCAATGTTTCAACTCCCACAGTACATACGcattctgaaaattcatattttagcagtatagaaattccacagacattttattggaaatattgaatcatttcatctgagaaaaaaagagtgtggggtttttgttcttgttgttgtttttggtttgatttggttttgagggGAGTTCTCAGGTTTTTGGGCTGAGCTCCATGGTCTCACTATAAGCATCCAATGCAAACCTTGAGAGGCCCCAGTATACCTGAGGTGTTTGCCTGGACTGGCAGGTATCAGACAAGACTGATAAAGACATGTCGCTTCCATCATTTACATCTAGTATTCAAGACTTCTGTGCTTAGTTAGAAAAGTTTCAGCACTGTAGGCAAAGAGGCAGGTACATgaagagcactgagaagaagtgatagaagaATTATCCAGTTGATatcacggaatcatagaatcgtttcagtggaaagagaccctcaggatcattgagtccaatcatAATCTGACTCAAGCACTAAACCATCTCCattaagaacctcatctaaactccttttaaacacctacagggatggtgaccccgtgacttccctgggcagcctgttccaatgcccgacaaccgtttccaagaagaattttttcctaatatccaatctaaagctcccctggcacaacttgaggccatttcctcttgtcctatcacttgctactcaggagaagacacaaacaccctccctgctccaacCTCCTATCAGGCCGTTATAGAcagtgacaaggtctcccctcagcctccttttctccaggctaaacagccccagttctctcagccgctcctcctaagacttcttctccagcttcttcaccagctccattgcccttctctgaacttgctccagaacgtaaaggtctttcctatagtgaggggcccaaaactgaacacaggattccaggtggggcctcaccagcactgaggacaaggggatgagcacTGCCCTGGTACTGCTGGCTGTGCTATTCTTGGTGCAtgtcaggatgctggtggcctttttggccacctgggcacacgctggctcctgttcagctgctgtcagtcaacacccaCAGATCCCTTTCTGTTGatcagctttccagccactcttccctgagcctggagccttcatggggttgttgtgacccaagtgcaggacccgggacttggccttgttgagcctcagacaactggcctcagcccatcaatccagctcgtccagatccctctgtatggccttcctaccctccagcagatcaacactccttcccctgctgtgctgtgctttactTGGTGGCCAAAACAGCTTTGAGAACatgctgacatttttgttgttgctgagcagtgctggcacagcctcaaggccttctgtgtttctcagtctGCCCCAAAAACAagagggctggatgtggctaaaggctgggaggggaccaagccaggacagctgaccccaactgaccaaagagatattccacaccatatggcatcatgctcagcaacctcatacaattgttcTCAGTCCATCATTTCatccggtccagatccctctgtgtggccttcccaccctccagcagatcaacactcccacccaatttggtgtcacctgcaaacttactgagggtgcactcgatcccctcgtccagatcattgacaaagagattaaacagaactggccccaatactgagccctggggacaccactcatgaccggctgccaactgggtttggctccgttcaccataactctttgggcccggccctccagccagttctttatccatcgcagatacaccatccaggccatgagctgcagcttctccaggagatgctgtgggatacggtgtcaaaggctttactgaagtctaagtgcacaacacGCACAGCTTGTGTGGcagattcactcccccacgacagactttccctcatctgctaagccggtcaccttgtcacaggaggagatcaggttggtcaagcaggacctgcctttcataaagccatgctgattgggcccgattgctcgtctcgtatgtgtgaccgcacagtccctttcccagccctgttcctgctcttcctgggtaggggctgtgggtactttggcagaggttctttcccagccacgttcgttctgctgggctgtcacctccagagacagaactgaccccacagtccccttcacagccacacgctgcttactggattaGGAGTTAccgagacacaactgacctcataataccacacccatccatccccctctgTAGCACGCAGGACCCAACCAAGACTGAAGTGtgttctacatggtcctacacctgcctctctttcccacaggccctagacacccatctcgcttcctcacaatttttcaaatttgtcaaatatatttcctactaacaatgtgagtgaaaagcactcctcgCTGGAACTGCTATATTTATGTTAACACTTCTATATCtccacttctgcctttttgtttttactattcttctacgtattttcttccagaaacctctccaaggcaaaaagtatttcaaatcacagaatacctcaggtttgaagagagcccttgtctcactcatcttactctcctgctcagggcagggtgaaccaggggaggttgctcgaGGCCTCCTCCCAAGtttgcaccatccacaaaggcactgaaagtgcactctgttacatcatggaaggggagaataaagacattcaactgtgttggcccaagtgctggtcactgagaggtGACACTGGTAACTGTCTGctcggaggactttgtaccactcatgatatttgggcttgatggttcagccaacttcccacccggcatccacttcttgagccccatcagcaccactctgcccagaagcacaccatggctgaggccttgcaaacgcccTGCACGCAACATggctttctttcccctgtccattgGGGTTCAGCAatcttttccttgtcctttacattcctggaaatggctgcaggacgacatgtcccatccccttcccagggagggaggtagggtggccagcctgttattctcccagttcctgtttgtgctcttcttgaagatgggtttgaggtctgcattttctaaggaccccagatccattctggtttctacggcacttttgagagcacaatatgGAATCACGGGCAAAGGTGACATAGCAGtctgcagcacttgcaatgaTCCTATCTGGGgaagctgagatgaatctcactgggccactggggtttgttcctggagtcacacacagaaatgtcagggttctgtgaGGTGTTCACATCTGAGCcggcctcatggactccttctgcacccagggatgttcagagacagagcctgtccctttcacacacagaggcaggagtcacagtgtctctatgggctcctgttgccactcccaaaggacaggagacacctcagccctgtggtgtgtcaccctgctctgcactcatcggagatgtcccacgtcatgaggaatggacacgggacctcagttcaaggaagaagatcccagtgggttgtttcccatgggctgttactcccAATGTGAGTGACCTCGAtgtttgtcccacaggccttcctggcactcccaggaatagctgatggcatttctgctcactcgtgttcatctcacctcatgtacatgatgtgcatgcccatatctcatctgaacaatgcaaacatggacttctgacctactcattcaggaacaaattctccaagctggtgtgacagcccggtgctggaaatggaggttgtgaggggccagtccatgacgatgccctggggcagcttccatggggtgtccagtgcacaggggcacagcccagcccctgctctgctggtcctgcaggtctctggcaggaggcctggctgtgcgaggacactgctgtgtgcccagccctgcacacacacactgtgcagctgtacactggtgtttcatctgtgggccagTTTCTTGGGCATGTTCTTGAGCAAACCTtttgaagaatcacagaatcacagaatcacagaattctagggattggaagggacctcaaaagctcatccccccaccagagcaggaacacccaggtgaggttacacgggaaggcatccaggcgggttttgaatgtctccagagaagaagactccacaacccccctgggcagcctgttccagtgttccgtcaccctcactgagagaagtttcttctcaaatttaagtggaacttcctgtgttccagcttgaacccatcaccccttgtcttactgttggttgtcaccgagaagagcctggctccatcctcatgacactcacccttataaacattgatgaggtcacccctcagtctccccttctccaagctcaagagccccagttccctcagcctttcctcataagggagatgctccactcccttcatcatctttgtggccctgcgctggactctctccagcagttccctgtccttctggaactgaggggcccagaactggacacaatattccagaggaggtctcaccagggcagagtagagggagaataaaaacaataaaacaataaaaacccaaCCAATAACAACATATAATACAGATGACAGGCTGGACCTGTAATTAATTACAACTCCTatgcagaagcagatgggcagtttattgcttcagaaaacagtaagatatgagtttccacagggcatccttgagctcctggttcctcatgctgtagatgagggggttcactgctggaggcaccactgagtacagaacagacacaactaggtccagggaaggagaggagatggaggggggcttcaggtaggaaaacaaGGCAGTGGTGACGtagagggagaccacggccaggtgagggaggcacgtggcaaaggctttgtgccgtccctgctcagaggggatcctcagcacagccctgaagatctgcacgtaggagagcacaatgaacacaaaacaaataaaaactaaacaggCACTAACCACAATAAGCCCAACTTCCCTGAGGGagctgtctgagcaggagagcttgaggatctgggggatttcacagaagaactggtccacagcattgcccttgcacagtggcagtgaaaatgtattggccgtgtgcagcagagcatggagaaacccagtggcccaggcagctgctgccatgtggacacaagctctgctgcccaggagggtcccgtagtgcaggggtttgcaaatggcaacgtagcggtcgtaggacatgatggtgagaagagaatactctgcacctaaCAAGAAGGCAAacgaaaagagctgtgcagcacatcccgagTATGAGATGACCCTGCTGtcccataaagaatttgccatggatttggggacagtgatggagatggagcccaggtcgaggagggcgaggttgagcaggaagaagtacatgggggtgtggaggtgctggtcacaggctatggtggtgatgatgaggccgttgcccaggagggcagccaggtagatgcccaggaagagccagaagtgcaagagctgcagctcccgtgtgtctgcgaacgccaggaggaggaactgggtgatggagctgctgttggacatttgctgcctgtgggcatgaggacctgtgcaaggaggaaaagacagtgacagtttagatgagacttctctgggaaaaaccaaagccatttcacatatgccttccccctgctccacaccccttgtccttttccagaccttccttcagctccgtggctgagccctgggtggtgctggctggaggtgccgtgaggagcagggcctgtgcccgctggctgcccaggagtcagccctgctctgcagcaggggtcatggaacgggggcaggggacggacctggggttcaaagttgtcatctgaaactgctgctggtgaagaaggacctgtcagcatctgcactatcacagagaatgaaacgggatggtaaaatgaaatttgaaaggtttggtttttttacagcttcacagaaccatagaatgttagggattggatgggacttcgaaagatcatctagtccaatcctgcgACTCCCttggagagtgttgttgggtgtcagaaagtCTCATCATTTatgctgcagggagaagagagcaagccctgcgagaccagaggatgcctgtgggtcagtgcagagtgagggcagctgctctgtccctctgtcttctccagctgccctgggctggcacctttctgagatggaggctgatcacactgccatgttaccctgaaaagccaccaggcactgctgagagcagaggtttgcaggctgcaaaaaaggacaggtcagcctaaggctgatgggttcagcagatgtgatgctgctgctgtccgtgggcagaggggtggctgaagggatgttacaaGGCCTCTGGCAGATCGGCTGATCACTCAGACTTGCacttcaggagtctcagtgacatGTTAAAATTGGAGAGCTCCTTTTTCACTTATCccttcctccatccccccaccctccaagtcttggaataggagactgaaaggacagactcgggaaagctccttatctttatagtaatacctgtatagatcttctccttgaaacctccaatTGGAAGCAGTCTggagtgatctggagctgtgagcaccCCTGACCGacggagaacccagcagcagaatgaccctgccctgctgggggtcgctccttccccccacagcttctcccctcagtgttgttgggatctccccgggcaggctgagcgctgaccccggcaggcggcagagtccctgccccggcacagccctggggtgcagggaccctgctctgcaggacagccctgggcacccctgcctgcacatttacatttgcaccccacagccatccttggcagaacacagcattcatGTCTTTTCATTCTGAcggtgcagaaggcaatccctgctctgcagcacatcctcttcctttctatcagagaatctctgagagttttacttacatctcttgcaggctctgcaatgtgacagctttctgagatcctaccatgatttgcagatgcaatgccCTGCAGAAACAGGCATCATATCTGCGAAGATTTCTCCCAtagtgatctctcagcatcctcccactcCAGACTGCATTTCcactctctgcctggctcctctcccctcggtgctgcaggcagagccctcagccctgctgcgctttgcagag
This genomic interval from Caloenas nicobarica isolate bCalNic1 chromosome 28, bCalNic1.hap1, whole genome shotgun sequence contains the following:
- the LOC135999502 gene encoding olfactory receptor 14J1-like, encoding MSNSSSITQFLLLAFADTRELQLLHFWLFLGIYLAALLGNGLIITTIACDQHLHTPMYFFLLNLALLDLGSISITVPKSMANSLWDSRVISYSGCAAQLFSFAFLLGAEYSLLTIMSYDRYVAICKPLHYGTLLGSRACVHMAAAAWATGFLHALLHTANTFSLPLCKGNAVDQFFCEIPQILKLSCSDSSLREVGLIVVSACLVFICFVFIVLSYVQIFRAVLRIPSEQGRHKAFATCLPHLAVVSLYVTTALFSYLKPPSISSPSLDLVVSVLYSVVPPAVNPLIYSMRNQELKDALWKLISYCFLKQ